Proteins encoded within one genomic window of Nitrospina gracilis 3/211:
- the asnB gene encoding asparagine synthase (glutamine-hydrolyzing): MCGLAGTIGTSNPDPKLVEKMVETIMYRGPDEWGVKRHGPAVLGHARLAVVDPENGHQPMFNTDGTVGVVFNGEIYNHVALREELKKKGYVFKSRCDTEVLVHLWREEGEAMLQRLIGMFVFFLWDEKEQRGVLVRDHTGIKPCYVMEHDGGWAFCSEIKGLLALPGAKKEINYNGLVRMFALNYCPPPDTCFKNIHHLEPGTYWRFDSELKITKHRYWEWPFFDERHTPDFDEFGALLRDAVRMQKDFDVKGGLYLSGGIDSSVVAKYLAEQWPGRLEAIGLDFPVEGFSEYAYSRLVADQLGLGLKPAMIDHTLIPELAEKVIYHTDQPHGDFSFFLFYLLASKAHGEDKIVMFTGDGPDETLFGFNHNVEFFQNTTRTNFALRAYYNVICYMDDHLRKRLLRDTVHKHTQDPFDYFEKSIEPWRDLQPIEQIIAYECTQLMPGNNLVKGDRMGACWSTEGRSPFMDHRVIELFTRLPVTEKIYRGIGKSYLKKHAAEVFSREFVYGKKRMPTTPIGNWLQDPLYNWARDLLAGTNDDLINTQEAVKLLDEHKAGKANHTRPLRTLLMTALWLKTFF; encoded by the coding sequence CGAATGGGGCGTGAAGCGACACGGGCCCGCCGTGCTGGGCCACGCACGGCTCGCCGTCGTCGATCCGGAAAACGGCCACCAGCCGATGTTCAACACCGACGGCACCGTCGGCGTGGTCTTCAACGGCGAGATCTACAACCACGTCGCCCTGCGCGAGGAGCTGAAGAAAAAAGGTTACGTCTTCAAGTCACGGTGCGACACGGAAGTGCTGGTCCACCTGTGGCGGGAGGAAGGCGAGGCCATGCTGCAACGCCTCATTGGCATGTTCGTGTTTTTCCTCTGGGACGAGAAAGAGCAGCGCGGCGTGCTGGTGCGCGACCACACGGGCATCAAACCGTGTTACGTCATGGAGCACGATGGCGGCTGGGCGTTCTGCAGTGAGATCAAGGGACTGCTCGCGCTTCCCGGCGCGAAAAAGGAAATCAATTACAACGGCCTCGTGCGCATGTTCGCATTGAACTACTGCCCGCCGCCGGACACCTGCTTCAAGAACATCCACCACCTCGAACCCGGCACTTACTGGCGTTTTGACAGCGAACTGAAAATCACGAAGCACCGTTACTGGGAATGGCCCTTTTTCGACGAACGCCACACGCCGGACTTCGATGAATTCGGCGCGCTTCTGCGCGACGCGGTGCGCATGCAGAAGGATTTTGACGTGAAGGGCGGGCTGTACCTGAGCGGCGGTATCGATTCCTCCGTCGTCGCCAAGTACCTGGCCGAGCAGTGGCCGGGCCGGTTGGAGGCGATCGGGCTGGACTTTCCCGTCGAGGGCTTTTCCGAATACGCTTATTCGCGACTGGTTGCCGATCAGCTGGGGCTGGGATTGAAACCGGCGATGATCGACCACACCCTCATCCCGGAGCTTGCGGAAAAGGTCATCTACCACACCGACCAGCCGCACGGCGACTTCTCGTTTTTCCTGTTTTACCTGCTCGCAAGCAAGGCCCACGGCGAAGACAAAATCGTCATGTTCACCGGCGACGGACCGGACGAGACGCTGTTCGGCTTCAACCACAACGTGGAATTTTTTCAGAACACCACACGCACCAACTTCGCACTCCGCGCCTACTACAACGTCATCTGCTACATGGACGACCACTTGCGCAAGCGGCTTCTGCGCGACACCGTTCACAAGCACACGCAGGACCCGTTCGATTACTTCGAAAAGAGCATCGAACCGTGGCGTGACCTGCAACCGATCGAGCAAATCATCGCCTACGAATGCACGCAACTGATGCCGGGCAACAACCTGGTGAAGGGCGACCGCATGGGCGCGTGCTGGTCCACCGAGGGCCGCTCGCCCTTCATGGACCACCGCGTCATCGAGCTGTTCACCCGCCTGCCGGTGACGGAGAAGATCTACCGCGGCATCGGCAAGAGCTATCTCAAGAAACACGCGGCGGAAGTGTTTTCCAGGGAATTCGTGTACGGCAAAAAACGGATGCCGACCACGCCCATCGGCAACTGGCTGCAGGATCCGCTTTACAACTGGGCGCGGGATCTGCTGGCGGGCACCAATGACGATCTCATCAACACTCAGGAAGCGGTGAAGCTGCTGGACGAGCACAAG